The Streptomyces sp. WZ-12 genome segment CCCGAGACCCTGCACGACATCGCCGTGCTGCGTCGTGACGATGCCACGGGAGCGGAATCCACCCCAACCACGGTGACCCTGCGCACCAGACGCACGGCCTGGTCGGAAGGATTGACCAACTGGGCAGCCGATCCATCCTTCGAGGTCTCCGCTCCCCAGCCCAGCGGCCAAGTTGGCCAGTGGACGGTAAACCGGGAGACCAACCCCACGGGGCTGACGCTGGACACCCAGATCGCACTGCTCGGATCGAAGAGCCTCCGGCTCGACTCCCGGGGCGACGGCCAGGGCTACGGCATCACCACGTGGCCCCACCGCCGCCCCGTCGTCCCCGGCCAGCAGTACACCTTCAGCGTGTGGGCACGCACGTCCACCGCACGCTCGGTGGAGATATGGATTCGTTGGTGGGCTGAGGGTGGCACGACCAACATCGCCCTCTCGACCGTCACCGCCAACCTGCCCGCCAACACGTGGACCTATCTCACCGTTACCGGTACCGTCCCCGACGGAGCCACGACCGCCTTCGGGCACGTGCACTTCCCTAAGCAGGCTGCCGGTGAGACCTATTGGATCGATGGCGCCTGCTTCACGCCCACACCCTCGGCCGTGGAGTACGCATCCGGCGATACGGCGGGCTGGGAGTGGATTGGTCAAGGCGCTGACCGCACCGCCCACTACATCGGCCTGCCCGGTGAACGCGTCGCCCCGAGCGGGCTCACGATCACCGACATCGGTGCGTACTCCGCAGTGATCAAGTGGAACCCCGCGAACCCCACCAACACTCGCCGCGACGTCATCATTCGTCAGGGAGATCGGGTCATTGCTGAAGTACCCAGGAGCATCGGGTACAAGCGGCTCACTGGCCTGAAACCGAAGACTGGCTATGCCTACAGCGTCACGCAGCGATACGACGACGGACAAGAATCCGGACCGCAGAGTCTGGTAGTCACCACACAACGGGACACCTGGACCAAGGGGTTGATCAACTATGCACCCAACCCCGGCTTCGAATATGGGCAGTTGGCCAATGTGCGTCTGGGGCCGTGGGGTTGCACCAGTTCGGGTGCAACAGTCGAACTCGCCACCACGGCCTTCAGCGGCGGCAAAAGCCTGGTGGTGCGAGGCCAGTCAGGCAAAACCAGTGCGCTGCACCATGACAGAGCCCGCGCGGCCACGACGGAAGCAGAAACGTGGACGGCGTCAGGATGGGTGCGCAGCAGCACCGCTGCTTCTACTCACGCCACGTTGCGGTGGCTTGACGCCACCGGAACCGATGTCCTCATCCAGCACGGCCGGAACATTCCGTTGGGTGCAGGGGAGTGGCAACGGGTCACCGTGACGGGCAAGGCCCCAACGACGGCGACGCAGCTGTACGCGATGTTCTACTTCGAGGACCAGAGCGAAGGCGAGAGCTACTTCCTGGATGCCGTCATGCTCACCAAGACGCCGGCCGCTGTGGAGTACGCCGACGGCGACACCACCGGCTGGCGGTGGAACACCACCGAGCCTGGCGAGGCCAGCACAAGCACCTACGTCGATGACGGCACCCCCGCCGCACCCTTCGGCGTCCAGGAATTGCGCAAGAGCGAGAAGGACCTCTCCCTCTCCTGGGGGCAGCCAGCCTCCGACCGTACCCTCACCGCGCGGGTCTGGCTCGACAGCAAGAAACTGTGGGAGGGAGATGCGACCACACGCAGCATCCGCGTCACCGGCCTGCAACCCAGCACCACCTACACCGTTGAGGTTGCCTTCTACGACCCGGACCGGGACAAGCAGTCCCCCAAGACTGTCCTCACGGTCACCACCAACGCCGCGCTGTGGCCTGTCGGCCTCATCAACTACGCACCTGACCCGGGCTTTGACTACCTCAAGCGCGATGCCAACGGGTTGATCGGCGGTGTGTGGACGTTGAATCGGGACGCCAGGATTACTGAGTTGAGCATCACGACCACAGGCGATGCGCGCTGCCTCCAGTACACCGCACGCGATGGTAGCTACGACGCCGTCGCACACAACAGGCAGCGATTCCCGGCCTCGCCTGGCCAGACCTGGACAGCCAGTGCGTACTTCCGCAGCCTGCGCGTCGGCAAGAAGTGCTCGGTCATCTTCACCTGGTGGGACAAGGACGGCAAGGAACTGCCGCACTACACCATGACGCCCCAGGTCGTGACGCCCCAGTGGACGCGCCTGTCTGTCACCGACACCGCTCCTGCTGGTGCTGTCCAGGGCTACGTGATGTTCCGCTTTGGAGCGGCAGACGACGTCACAAAGAAGGGGGAGGTCTACTACCTCGACCAAGTCGTGATCACCCAGGGCTCGACGGTTTACCCGTACGCATCCGGCGACACCGAGGACTGGGAGTGGATCGACGGACGCCCCGGCGGCCTTGGCAGATACAAGGGTTGGCCGGGGGCAACTATCTCCTAGTACTGCATGAGCACTGCATGAGCACTGCTTTGTATGATCGAGGCGACCTCAACCCACAAGGAGACCTATGCGCACCGTCGCCGTCGCTGGCACCGGCACCATCAGCAAGACAGCAGCCGAAGAACTGCTGGCCGACTGGCTCGGCTACCAACCGGACGACGCGGACGCCACAAGCTACTCAGCAACCGAACGTGCCGAAGAAGTGCGATTCGTCTTTCTAGACCACCCCGACCTCGTCACCCAGACCGTCAAGAGGGTCTACGGCTGGGCAAAGAAGGCCCGCATCGACCGCATCCCAGTCGGCGAGCACGACGCCGTCGACGGTGTCTTCCGCGAGGCGGTCGACTACCTCAAGGACTCCACCGGACAGACCTACCTCCTGGTCCTCGCCGACATGGACTCCGATGGTGGAGCGGACGCCGGAGTTGACCAGCTCATCATCGACGCACACGAAGCGGGCATCCGCGTTCTCGATCTCGGCAGCGCCCTCATGGACTACCCCGTGCAAAAGGCCGTCGACCGGCTGGACTCCCCTCCCGCAGAGAAGCTGGCACTCCCTGAACCCCCGGCACAGACTGACGATGTCCCAGAGGAGGCGTACGACGAACCGGCGCCGATACCGGACGCTGAGCCAGTGGGCGACAAGGAAAGCGTGAGCACGCCGACTGACCGCAGCCTCAAGCAGCAAGTACGCCGACTCGCAGAGGTTGTTGACATCGTCATCAAGGCCCTCGACGGACGCATCGTCGTCGACTTCTACGCCGAGCGCCAGGCCCTCAACAGCATCCGCGAAGCGCTTGAGGACGCAGAAGAGGAAAAGGAGCCTGCTATGGCGGACGAGGCCAGTGCCCCCGGGCCCCAGCCGCCCAAGGGGGCTAAGACCTGCAAGGGCTGGTGGAAGGAAGAGCTGCGCGAATACGTACCGCTGCGCGGCCGGCCGCGCTCCAACGTGAAAGTAGTCGACGTCTACCTCGACGAAAACACCAACACCTGGAAGGCCGCCGGCTGAAACACCGTGAAACGAGAAGACCCC includes the following:
- a CDS encoding fibronectin type III domain-containing protein, with the protein product MTDLGIADAATANTFGTTPALRVKIPAMTAEVTSGFKGSARVSGASAFGGITDFGLAPYPNTSAVRRIPWVDPISAMTTGQGIVDASDGWRRTFLTATIPQGRNIGVPNSSYKGAAYAALSVRLLDLPKGSSPQLSAVMVERHTAGNLLNHDAAYHLRAVCYTGTHCDVTLSADLVLVGTRSLRCTVTTPTGPSIGPAPTFAALAKLPDNPPPLTLSASVATSFTETFTLVGTFYDALGNTMSSTDGDTTFTTPGSYEWAHATLKVTPPPGAVYASVVPAVSASPTLQVGENIYTAAHGVRYQALTAPRPGPNGYQPARHMHIDLLADRINLAKNPSLTSNVPAIWRRCTPDEEGPAVITQAVGRTRPGAGDFRAVPTSPEAVHPNGIRIGVASNVSHHSGATTLEILHVGRQHVLSGYIRESPGNTLPVHAHVRVAQEIPGKGTLTTVHRGISTAEVREQHPEHIDGDWVRVWLTFTPPPGSPRWVDAWFGPPTEDFTGSAVSAFQLDDVLFEESEGGTLRPYFDGAAHHPDYLWEDTGPAAGDLGEYTRSHLYRERRSLQRRLAENLDAHIQHGTPYDLRYATAPKIDQGEALPQLVGRPGASVPAVPGVRATQVGSRSAVVMWKAHTDTGRSVVIRVPGRAEIVRRTAVGGVYLAELEPETLHDIAVLRRDDATGAESTPTTVTLRTRRTAWSEGLTNWAADPSFEVSAPQPSGQVGQWTVNRETNPTGLTLDTQIALLGSKSLRLDSRGDGQGYGITTWPHRRPVVPGQQYTFSVWARTSTARSVEIWIRWWAEGGTTNIALSTVTANLPANTWTYLTVTGTVPDGATTAFGHVHFPKQAAGETYWIDGACFTPTPSAVEYASGDTAGWEWIGQGADRTAHYIGLPGERVAPSGLTITDIGAYSAVIKWNPANPTNTRRDVIIRQGDRVIAEVPRSIGYKRLTGLKPKTGYAYSVTQRYDDGQESGPQSLVVTTQRDTWTKGLINYAPNPGFEYGQLANVRLGPWGCTSSGATVELATTAFSGGKSLVVRGQSGKTSALHHDRARAATTEAETWTASGWVRSSTAASTHATLRWLDATGTDVLIQHGRNIPLGAGEWQRVTVTGKAPTTATQLYAMFYFEDQSEGESYFLDAVMLTKTPAAVEYADGDTTGWRWNTTEPGEASTSTYVDDGTPAAPFGVQELRKSEKDLSLSWGQPASDRTLTARVWLDSKKLWEGDATTRSIRVTGLQPSTTYTVEVAFYDPDRDKQSPKTVLTVTTNAALWPVGLINYAPDPGFDYLKRDANGLIGGVWTLNRDARITELSITTTGDARCLQYTARDGSYDAVAHNRQRFPASPGQTWTASAYFRSLRVGKKCSVIFTWWDKDGKELPHYTMTPQVVTPQWTRLSVTDTAPAGAVQGYVMFRFGAADDVTKKGEVYYLDQVVITQGSTVYPYASGDTEDWEWIDGRPGGLGRYKGWPGATIS